Below is a window of Desmonostoc muscorum LEGE 12446 DNA.
TAGAGGTAGCGCCACCGGGACAGGCTGCTAAAATCATCACACCTACTGCTAATTGTGGGTCAAGGGGAAACACTGATGCAATGCCAAAGCCCACAATCGGCAACACGATTAGCTGCGCCGCTAAGCCAATCACCACCGCTTTCGGATAGATTACAACTCGCTTGAAGTCCTCTAGGGTCAAGGTTAATCCCATGCCTAACATGATAATAAATAGAGCCAGGGGCAGAAAAACAGCCGTCAGAAAATTTGCTTCCATACTTAACCTGCGTTGGTAACAATAAAAGTGCCTCTGGATTGTACCGTGTTTGGATTGACGACTGTTGCAAATTAAGCCCTTGGAATGGTTCAGAAAACTAAAATCTAGGGTTTTTGTTGTGTCAATAAAAGCAAGTTCTTAATTTTGGATAAAGTCGAGTTTAGCAGAAGATGCGAGAAACATCAACGAAACCTTCATGAAGGCTAACAATATTTGAAACTTCCGAATACATACTTCCAACTTTCCCTGGTTGATGTGTAAATAAATCATGACAACCGACAATTATCAGCAATTCTTGAGCGCGAGAAAATGCAACATTCACCCGTTCTGGTTTCTTAGCAAATCCCACGTCTCCTTTATTATTGTTGCGAACCATACTCACAATTACAACAGGTCTTTCCATCCCTTGAAATCTGTCTACTGTACCAGTACGAATTTCTAGGGAAGGGAAAAGTTCAGATTGCAGACGTTCGTCAATTTTTCTTAATTGAGCGCCATAAAATGTAATTACGGCGATTTCTTTTTTTGCTTCCCCATTAGCAACTTTATCAGCCCAAGTATTCTCGAACTGCTGACAAAGGCGTTCAATTATATCAATTTCTGGAGTATTAAAATAAGAAGTCCCGTTACGTTCTTCTAAAAATTTCTTTTCTATGGGCGTTTTTACCCACAGAATATGGTGAGATTCTTGGATGATTTCCCCTGCTAAATTATGTGCGCGTTTTGTATCAGGTTCCAAAATCCCAGATTCTAGTTTACCGTCGTAAAATTGATTGATTGCGCCCATAATATAGGGGTGCATTCGATATTGTGTAGTTAGCATTTGTTTTATGCTTTCATCAGCAGATTCAAATTGACTTTTAAAGAGTGAATCTTCTAAAAATTGTAGTTCTTCTCGTGTATTGCCAATTGCTTGAGCAACTTCTTCTAAAGTGCTAGTATCAAGCATGGGTGGTAATTGTCGATGGTCGCCTACCATGACTAACTTTTTACCTTTCAATGCTGGAATTAGTAATTCTGGGGGAGTACACTTACTAACTTCGTCAATGATGACGACATCAAAGGATTTAAATTCTTCAGAGAAACCCCTATTTGCAGCTTGCACGCAGGTGATACCAACGACGTTGGCATTATCTAAATATATGCGCCTTAAATCGTCGCGATCGCCTTCCGTTGGCTTTCTTAATTTTTCTATCCAATCTTGCACAAAATTCTGATATTTGTTAAGATAAGCTTCTTCTTTTTGAAGTTCTTTTTGCCAAGATTCAAACTGACTATTTAAACTCTGTAAAAACTCTATATTAAAAACATCACCACTAGAATTTTCTGGCTTAAATTTATCTGGTATTGTTCCCCATTCTGTCAACCACCAGTTTCTTTGGGCGATTAAACTTTCCGATGGCTGTGGTTGTAGTTGTTGTTCTAATTCATCTAGATTAATTTGCAATTTTTGAAGCTGCTGTAGACAAGCTTCGGTTTCTTGTTTGAGTTTTGCTAAATGCTCATCTAGAGAATTTTTAATTACCTCCAGCACAGCAAAAGGTTCTAATAATGAAATCAAAGTTTCAAGCTGAGTTATGCAATTTACCCAAGAATGCACTTGTTGGGTAAATTCTTGGGGGTGTTCCCAAATATTTGATTGTGTTGTGAGATATTGCTCAGCTAAAATGCGTAGTTTATTAGGTGTGTTTGGCTGTTGGCTAAGTTCTTGCAAGATATTAATAACTTGTTGAAGTTGCAAATTAGCATCTTGTTGCGTTTTTTCTAGCTGATATTGGATGGTTAAGATTTGCTGTTGGCTGATTTCATTTGTATTAAGTTCATTTAGTTGTCGGCGTAGATGATGAAGCTGTTGTTCAGTTTCCGTTTTGACTTTTAAAACGCATTGACGTGCATTTGCAAGGATAGTCTCTAGCAATTCTTGTGTAATTCGGGTGAGAGTAGAGTCGATGTTATTCCATTCCCATGATGCACCATAGGTTTTCTGCATTCTGATTAAGAAAAACTGGGTATTTTCAACCAGTAATTTTCGCTGTTTTGGGTTAAGTAGTTGATAGTTATTAAACTGTTTATAAGTCTCTTGCCATTGGGTGCGATCGCTTTGTGAAAACACCATTGGAATTTGACTAAAATTTTGTTGTAAAAAATAACTAAAATTATGCTGTTTGCCTTGTCTATCAGTAAAATTGCCATCTGTCTCATAAGCGATCGCTTTTGTCAATAACTCCCACTCCGGCAGGTTAATTTTGTAGTTTTTTGGTACTAGTGGTAACTTTAATGTATTAGCAAACATCAACAAACCTAGCGGTAAATCCACCAGATTATCTGTTAAAGGTAAACCCGATCGCTGACAATCTTTTAAAGTTTGATAGAGATGAGAATGTGCTGTTGACTTCCATTCTTTCACTGCTGAGATAATATAATCGATTTCCCGTTGGCGGTTTTCCCATATCTGGATTGTTTGCTGTAGGTTTTGCTGCTTGGCAAGAAATTTTTGATCATCTGCTTGTAACTGATTTAACGAGTCAAAATTCTGTTTAACAGTCTGCGCTAATGCTGCAACTGCTGACATGGCTTCACTCACATTTTGAGCAGAATTCAAAGCAGTTTTAAATTCCAAAATTTCTGTTGCTATGGTTTCACGCAACCAAATCGCTAAACCAAAAGCACCAAATTCTGGGCGAACAAAGGCAAGTTCATCAGTATATTTAAGAGATTGACGAACATTTGCTAAAAATTCTTCTACTAAACTATTACCTTCTGTGTAGGGCTTAAGAAGTGGCAAAAAATTTGTAACTTCTGGAGATTCCCAGTTGATATTAGCAGCATTATTTAGTAAAATATCCAAGTCAAAATTTAGAGATTTAACTTCATTTTGCTCTGCTAATATTTCTTTGTAAAAATTTTCTTGATTTTTAAAGTTTTCCTCTAATACTAATTTATTTTGATG
It encodes the following:
- a CDS encoding translation initiation factor IF-2 N-terminal domain-containing protein, which encodes MNKIKLRIYELSKELNLDSKKLLEICDRLKITVKSHTSSISESEAERIRLAVNKLTAKSSKIKTSSQEWGYTFVGSTIDRLIRNLEGESALESYPEFRQRREHANELMFECVGKKPCLFYVRRKGAGKDVGEEIWDLTIATDSDEFQLPPRLEKLKKTLGFTVAVQKDGKGGLKILSAQLLHLSRGNADSYSVAFRLRLLPNHQHHLDIPSATLTRIKAAPACGDYVPTEEQLKAWKAFLQIEEKIAKARQFCVRYISNNHNFKRRINFEIDVTSATLDGFYQNSLELENFWERARRAKNEDLKLFETAPIGKNWLSGRQLGTVEEVDPNRCIISVRLERDLAEYIATDRYKLPATGFLCFEAVGDIQQIQRKKKALDDLNNGYTQNQYLGNFLFDASQARQIKTTIELKPEELLLSAANPGQKAAVEKVLAAKDLVLIQGPPGTGKTTVIAEICYQIALRGGRTLIASQANLAVDNALSRLVHNPVIRAVRKGKAEKVGEEGQPFLEDQVIGRWLENTANDCENNLTQRLGNIKLLSQLLPLLPRFTAYLKKEKKFQEQQSKFHQNKLVLEENFKNQENFYKEILAEQNEVKSLNFDLDILLNNAANINWESPEVTNFLPLLKPYTEGNSLVEEFLANVRQSLKYTDELAFVRPEFGAFGLAIWLRETIATEILEFKTALNSAQNVSEAMSAVAALAQTVKQNFDSLNQLQADDQKFLAKQQNLQQTIQIWENRQREIDYIISAVKEWKSTAHSHLYQTLKDCQRSGLPLTDNLVDLPLGLLMFANTLKLPLVPKNYKINLPEWELLTKAIAYETDGNFTDRQGKQHNFSYFLQQNFSQIPMVFSQSDRTQWQETYKQFNNYQLLNPKQRKLLVENTQFFLIRMQKTYGASWEWNNIDSTLTRITQELLETILANARQCVLKVKTETEQQLHHLRRQLNELNTNEISQQQILTIQYQLEKTQQDANLQLQQVINILQELSQQPNTPNKLRILAEQYLTTQSNIWEHPQEFTQQVHSWVNCITQLETLISLLEPFAVLEVIKNSLDEHLAKLKQETEACLQQLQKLQINLDELEQQLQPQPSESLIAQRNWWLTEWGTIPDKFKPENSSGDVFNIEFLQSLNSQFESWQKELQKEEAYLNKYQNFVQDWIEKLRKPTEGDRDDLRRIYLDNANVVGITCVQAANRGFSEEFKSFDVVIIDEVSKCTPPELLIPALKGKKLVMVGDHRQLPPMLDTSTLEEVAQAIGNTREELQFLEDSLFKSQFESADESIKQMLTTQYRMHPYIMGAINQFYDGKLESGILEPDTKRAHNLAGEIIQESHHILWVKTPIEKKFLEERNGTSYFNTPEIDIIERLCQQFENTWADKVANGEAKKEIAVITFYGAQLRKIDERLQSELFPSLEIRTGTVDRFQGMERPVVIVSMVRNNNKGDVGFAKKPERVNVAFSRAQELLIIVGCHDLFTHQPGKVGSMYSEVSNIVSLHEGFVDVSRIFC